From a single Columba livia isolate bColLiv1 breed racing homer chromosome 19, bColLiv1.pat.W.v2, whole genome shotgun sequence genomic region:
- the SEC16A gene encoding protein transport protein Sec16A isoform X3 has protein sequence MQQPPQPVPAGAAAPPPAGIARNMYWRNSSLGKRGNAPAAPVQPVTDPFAFGRQTPQGSPLDNPSKGNALVMQGSSPAGFPQPAVLHASPSHAGDNPHGPHTSLSAPVSQPGINTSSFSNVPIPSPSPGYVINSTAEVHPNADLGLHGAAVPLHYNTGAAVENSLGVHPGMVSASNKPGVRQDVSRDPSDVPSGPNATALFPPPPQQPVSQWRPVPGNLQSPVRNFVPHPELSSQTDVQNISQSSVSTSHPPPQTNLQQAPINQGIPQNIMQAPLSVGCEKNGKNGSANSHPMNSIQPGNVFRHNAEMTNAWLNQPYQEQFYPQPPLQDSGFVIPAAQESNPKNQSPDMSGKSNRPIPADRDSGTLSMFFKGDEAENEEILSSEKNYVVEKTEFDACQTNSPSLYHPPMHPQRVATNVLSQAQTGTGSANEMVQRGMDAQYFPKIVSQQETQAAKHSMFAGDDKTRIGDTSGHGGSQYENVENLECIQNQEVLPSEPHNISAAPPAAGPDLYRYGSFPGHALPKNAVVSHAEGGPNLEAPDSLPHPVRPDSVSSNYSNISHRSASSSARPQEQVGTFIQQESGKPDEESSAIFFKQIDSSPLGGDSSELNLSKNYHGNLSQPPTPSPPKPTGVFHTSANSSFEPVRSHGVGIKPAEIDQAKMVVELRENHSNQKSIKKNTAVPVASPGNLEQPPDNLETIFMPQVHPLPLAVTGEAGNMLHSGPTMENLQSVSERRSSTRAQGAVKKCDSPATTLWAHNELPNFGGNVLLAPAAPAVYVPAKQTVEVIQPPEELPSNQQPSKPGTIPVQLSQDGNISSENLENPPKMGEEEALQSQASSGYASLLSSPPTESLQNQPILIAQPNQSYNLAQPINFSISLSNQLSSNENNQPMKDSGVGDKPAMGPQTSHAGGIISGENMPLPAMQVGSPLVNALPNTSLLKHNLLQSPVNSSDTASNQPANLLMKTPPNLAPEGQKNVNMEGFVPEFASKPGSNSSVSPGTYLPSGSANALVSPVNSIVQANNSANHSNSKEAAAGVLDFTVSRTLEKSSASNSVQVHNQSFSGGPVYPQQSAGGAGQVGPEMHDNQHFYQQVTKDVQAVSDRAVQGVLPSPPQMQAAQMQQPPSSGPSSVPLNYQSATGTKVPQVSQQQENQVLNNHPQPAGSQEASSAQPTRYDQTSPDKQPASGQPSGAPPSTTPSTTSQSVTPSAQQDLQRPSLPQTPQEAFGPPQNPYYYYRHPYDAYQPPYPPPYPPADPRTAAHHYYMDDSYGQYDPRYRHYESGTAYVEPGSYRYAEPERPSSRASHCSDRPSSRQGYTEDYYPKSGWSDYYPGYYPNSYDYGDPSRWDHYPSVYDPRYRDPRGYDQRYWYDAEHNPYQKRDGYPYSSRYDRYEDNWRYDPRFAGSFDDESEPHRDPYGDDFDRRSVHSEHSGHSLRSSRSIHSHQSSFSSRSQQSQLYRSNHDLTANAYETTAQAVSLHTDYPYGGYPANFDGQQPFTDYGYAAEPGWPAVEQAPLRPSTPEKFSVPHICARFGPGGFLIKVLPNLPSEGQPALVEIHSMETMLQHSPEQEEMRAFPGPLAKDDTHKVDVINFAQNKATQCFKNEHLIDKESASLLWDFIVLLCRQNGTVVGTDLAELLLRDHKTVWLPGKSPNEANLIDFTNEALEQVEEESGEAQLSFLTDSLITTIDSLEKETERFRELLLYGRKKDALESAMKHGLWGHALLLASKMDSRTHARVMTRFANSLPINDPLQTVYQLMSGRMPAASTCCGDEKWGDWRPHLAMVLSNLTNNVDLESRTIATMGDTLASKGLLDAAHFCYLMAQVGFGVYTRKTTKLVLIGSNHSLPFFKFATNEAIQRTEAYEYAQSLGTQPGCLPNFQVFKFIYACRLAEMGLAAQAFHYCEVISRTVLKDPHYYSPVLIGQLIQMSSQLRLFDPQIKEKPEQESSIEPSWLVRLRHVDGQIKEGAIAYNTDRSTPPPYACSTPSSELDRASQCDGAGVGRDVGPGAENPLFASLLPNMAQQMQSVQLMPSVPQAVLDGSAAMIPPGDQEPVQSVPFYSVASQSGPGFAPPGFSNPYGIEPSPVYLGSALPPGGPPQEVEPRTEEQTNLETGMQRIAPDSPSQNSFPEQREEDFYGRMASMAPGRRSRSASQSSAHMGYGRRSRTTSESSAHSVGRERSSSVANQPSPPPSAPVGKETKKETKKEPAPRKTGGNWLRWLMGKGKNEAHLPDDKNKSIVWDEQKQRWVNLDEPEEESKPPPPPPTGFPKVPQAVPAGPGGPAGAPVNMFSRRAAGSRARYVDVLNPGGTKSSGAVPAPSDLFAPLAPMPIPANVFVPNSVPGEAQPMEGSGAPEHTPAANQTNADPAEPEYLNSAVLPPGSGLPVSNPDGSQSGEAAAAPPSGGPAAGTVPFYNPSQFAQSPAVTGSSRLGRIGQRKYPTLK, from the exons ATGCAGCAGCCtccacagcctgttccagcgggAGCCGCGGCTCCACCTCCTGCAGGCATCGCCCGGAACATGTATTGGAGAAACAGCTCGCTCGGTAAACGAGGAAATGCACCAGCTGCCCCAGTGCAGCCTGTGACAGACCCTTTTGCGTTTGGCAGACAAACTCCACAGGGTTCCCCTTTAGATAATCCATCCAAGGGCAATGCGTTGGTTATGCAAGGCTCTTCCCCGGCAGGGTTTCCGCAGCCAGCTGTTTTGCATGCTTCACCGTCGCATGCAGGGGACAATCCTCATGGACCGCATACATCTTTATCAGCTCCTGTATCTCAACCAGGAATAAACACCAGTTCATTTTCTAATGTTCCAATTCCTTCACCGTCCCCAGGATATGTTATAAATAGTACTGCAGAGGTGCATCCAAATGCAGATCTTGGACTCCATGGGGCTGCAGTACCATTGCATTATAATACAGGAGCAGCAGTTGAAAATTCTCTTGGTGTGCATCCTGGAATGGTGTCTGCGTCAAACAAACCTGGAGTCAGACAAGATGTTAGTAGAGATCCAAGTGATGTTCCTTCAGGACCCAATGCCACAGCACTCTTCCCTCCACCTCCTCAGCAGCCTGTCTCTCAGTGGAGGCCTGTTCCGGGTAACCTGCAGTCTCCGGTTCGAAATTTTGTGCCCCATCCTGAGCTGTCTTCTCAAACTGATGTTCAGAACATTTCTCAGTCTTCTGTTAGCACTTCTCATCCTCCTCCACAGACAAATTTACAGCAGGCTCCTATAAACCAAGGTATTCCACAAAATATCATGCAAGCGCCTTTATCTGTTGGTTGtgaaaagaatgggaaaaatggCTCTGCAAATAGTCACCCCATGAACAGCATCCAGCCTGGAAATGTGTTTAGGCATAACGCAGAAATGACTAACGCTTGGTTAAATCAACCATACCAGGAACAGTTTTATCCACAGCCACCACTGCAAGACTCCGGTTTTGTCATTCCCGCAGCTCAGGAATCTAACCCTAAAAACCAGTCTCCAGATATGTCTGGAAAGTCAAATAGACCTATTCCCGCAGATCGAGATTCAGGAACTCTCTCCATGTTTTTCAAAGGGGATGaggcagaaaatgaagaaatactttcatctgaaaaaaattacgTAGTTGAGAAAACAGAGTTTGATGCGTGTCAGACAAATTCGCCGTCTTTGTATCACCCACCAATGCATCCTCAGCGGGTTGCAACTAATGTTCTCTCTCAGGCGCAGACTGGTACAGGTTCAGCCAATGAGATGGTACAAAGAGgaatggatgcccagtactttCCTAAAATTGTAAGTCAGCAGGAAACACAGGCCGCTAAGCACTCTATGTTTGCTGGTGATGACAAGACACGTATAGGTgacacgtctgggcatggtggGTCACAGTATGAAAACGTTGAGAACCTGGAGTGCATTCAGAATCAAGAAGTGCTGCCGAGCGAACCCCACAACATCAGTGCTGCCCCCCCGGCTGCGGGCCCTGATCTCTACAGATACGGGTCCTTTCCAGGTCACGCGCTTCCCAAGAATGCTGTTGTGAGCCATGCTGAAGGAGGACCAAATTTGGAGGCACCTGATTCATTACCTCACCCTGTCCGACCAGACAGCGTATCTTCAAACTACAGCAACATCAGTCATAGGAGCGCTTCTAGCTCCGCAAGGCCTCAAGAGCAAGTCGGTACATTTATTCAGCAGGAAAGTGGGAAGCCTGATGAAGAATCTTCTGCCATCTTTTTCAAACAGATTGACTCCTCTCCTTTGGGAGGTGATTCAAGTGAGCTAAACCTGAGCAAGAACTACCATGGTAATCTATCCCAGCCTCCAACTCCGAGTCCTCCTAAGCCTACAGGAGTATTTCATACAAGTGCAAATAGTTCTTTTGAACCTGTGAGGTCCCATGGAGTTGGTATCAAACCTGCAGAGATTGACCAAGCAAAGATGGTGGTTGAATTAAGAGAGAACCACTCAAACCAAAAGAGTATCAAGAAGAATACAGCTGTGCCGGTCGCATCCCCAGGCAATCTTGAACAGCCACCAGATAATCTGGAAACTATTTTCATGCCTCAGGtacacccactgccccttgcaGTCACTGGGGAAGCTGGAAATATGTTGCACTCTGGACCTACTATGGAAAACTTGCAATCAGTATCTGAGAGAAGGTCCTCAACAAGAGCTCAGGGGGCAGTTAAGAAGTGTGATAGCCCAGCGACAACTTTGTGGGCTCATAATGAGTTACCCAATTTTGGGGGAAATGTTCttctggctcctgctgctcctgcagtgtACGTACCTGCCAAACAAACTGTGGAAGTCATTCAACCACCAGAAGAACTCCCGTCAAATCAGCAGCCAAGTAAACCAGGGACTATTCCTGTGCAGCTTTCCCAAGATGGAAATATATCCTCTGAAAATCTTGAGAATCCTCCCAAaatgggagaagaggaggcacTTCAGTCTCAGGCAAGTTCCGGTTATGCAAGTTTGTTGTCTTCTCCACCTACAGAGTCTTTGCAAAATCAGCCTATCCTGATTGCTCAGCCTAATCAAAGCTATAACTTGGCTCAGCcaattaatttttctatttctctatCTAATCAGCTCAGCAGCAATGAAAACAATCAGCCAATGAAGGACTCTGGGGTTGGGGACAAGCCTGCAATGGGTCCCCAAACATCACATGCTGGCGGGATAATTTCTGGGGAAAACATGCCATTACCTGCGATGCAAGTTGGATCTCCATTAGTTAATGCACTTCCAAATACTAGTCTATTGAAACATAATTTATTACAAAGCCCTGTTAATTCCTCTGATACTGCTTCTAATCAGCCTGCAAACTTGCTTATGAAAACTCCGCCTAATTTGGCTCCAGAAGGGCAAAAGAATGTTAATATGGAAGGTTTTGTTCCTGAATTTGCTAGCAAGCCAGGGTCTAACTCATCTGTTTCTCCTGGGACTTATCTCCCCAGTGGAAGTGCAAATGCACTAGTGTCCCCTGTTAACTCTATAGTACAGGCTAATAATTCTGCAAATCATTCAAATAGcaaagaagcagctgctggagtgCTCGACTTCACAGTATCACGGACGTTGGAGAAAAGCAGTGCAAGTAATTCTGTACAGGTGCATAATCAGTCATTTTCTGGTGGTCCAGTATATCCTCAACAGtcagctggtggtgctggtcAGGTGGGTCCTGAGATGCATGACAACCAACATTTCTATCAACAGGTGACAAAAGATGTGCAGGCTGTATCAGACAGAGCTGTACAGGGAGTGTTACCATCTCCACCACAAATGCAAGCAGCTCAGATGCAGCAGCCACCATCTTCTGGGCCATCCTCAGTTCCTTTGAACTACCAGAGTGCCACAGGGACTAAAGTCCCGCAGGTGTCGCAGCAGCAAGAGAACCAGGTGCTCAATAACCATCCGCAACCTGCGGGTTCCCAAGAAGCGAGTTCAGCGCAGCCAACAAGGTACGATCAAACGAGTCCTGATAAGCAGCCGGCGTCTGGGCAGCCGTCGGGTGCTCCACCCTCCACAACCCCGTCTACCACCAGCCAGTCGGTCACGCCAAGTGCACAGCAAGACCTGCAGCGTCCGTCCCTGCCGCAGACCCCTCAGGAGGCCTTTGGTCCACCCCAGAACCCTTACTACTACTACAGACATCCTTACGATGCTTACCAGCCTCCGTATCCGCCGCCTTATCCTCCTGCAGACCCCAGAACGGCAGCTCATCATTATTACATG GATGACAGCTACGGGCAGTACGACCCGCGGTACCGACACTATGAGAGCGGCACAGCGTACGTGGAGCCTGGGAGCTACCGCTATGCTGAGCCTGAACGTCCCAGTTCCAGAGCCAGTCACTGCTCCGACCGGCCTTCCTCTAG GCAAGGGTATACTGAAGATTATTATCCAAAAAGTGGATGGAGTGACTATTATCCAGGTTATTACCCAAACTCGTATGATTATGGAG atcCAAGTCGCTGGGACCACTACCCATCAGTGTACGACCCCAGATACAGAGACCCTAGAGGTTATGACCAGAGGTATTGGTATGATGCTGAACATAACCCTTACCAGAAGAGAGATGGATATCCATACAGCAGCAG ATATGACCGATATGAAGATAACTGGAGATACGATCCTCGCTTTGCTGGAAGTTTTGATGATGAATCGGAACCTCATAGAGATCCTTACGGTGATGACTTCGATAGGCGCAGTGTCCACAGTGAGCATTCTGGGCACAGTCTCCGGAGCTCCCGCAGCATTCACAGTCACCAGAGCAGTTTCAGCTCTCGCTCTCAGCAA AGCCAGCTGTATAGAAGTAACCACGATCTAACGGCTAATGCCTATGAAACTACTGCGCAGGCAGTGTCGCTCCACACAGATTATCCGTATGGCGGATACCCTGCTAACTTTGACGGACAACAGCCTTTTACAGATTACGGCTACGCGGCTGAACCGGGATGGCCAGCAGTAGAACAAG CACCTTTAAGGCCCTCAACGCCTGAGAAATTTTCAGTGCCTCATATCTGTGCCAGGTTTGGCCCTGGGGGCTTCCTAATAAAAGTGCTGCCAAACCTGCCTTCGGAAGGACAGCCCGCTCTAGTGGAAATACACAGCATGGAG ACTATGTTACAACATTCTCCAGAGCAAGAAGAGATGAGAGCGTTTCCTGGTCCTCTTGCTAA ggaCGACACCCATAAAGTGGATGTGATTAATTTTGCACAAAATAAAGCCACacagtgctttaaaaatgaacatttaatTGACAAAGAATCTGCAAGTCTGCTTTGGGACTTCATTGTACTGTTGTGCAGGCAGAATGGG ACTGTTGTGGGAACAGACCTGGCTGAACTTTTGCTTCGAGATCATAAAACAGTGTGGCTTCCTGGGAAGTCCCCTAATGAGGCAAATTTGATCGATTTCACTAATGAGGCTTTGGAACAAGTGGAAGAAGAATCTGGTGAAGCCCAGCTCTCGTTTCTCACTGATAGTCTCATAACCACCATTGACAGTCTtgagaaagagacagagagatTCAGAGAGCTACTGCTTTATGGCCGCAAGAAG GATGCTTTGGAGTCTGCCATGAAGCATGGTTTGTGGGGTCATGCTCTGCTACTTGCCAGCAAAATGGACAGCAGAACACACGCGAGAGTTATGACCAG ATTTGCCAACAGTCTCCCAATTAACGACCCTCTGCAGACTGTGTACCAGCTCATGTCGGGAAGGATGCCGGCCGCGTCCACG TGCTGTGGAGATGAGAAATGGGGAGACTGGAGGCCTCATCTAGCAATGGTGTTATCCAACTTGACCAATAACGTGGACTTGGAATCCAGGACCATTGCTACCATGGGAGACACTCTTG CTTCCAAAGGCCTGCTGGATGCTGCTCATTTTTGTTACCTTATGGCCCAAGTTGGTTTTGGAGTTTACACAAGGAAGACAACAAAGCTCGTCCTAATTGGATCAAATCATAG CTTGCCATTTTTTAAGTTTGCCACCAATGAAGCCATTCAAAGAACAGAAGCCTATGAATATGCGCAGTCGCTGGGAACTCAGCCTGGCTGCTTGCCCAATTTCCAG GTTTTCAAATTCATCTATGCTTGCCGACTGGCTGAGATGGGACTTGCTGCTCAGGCTTTCCATTATTGTGAAGTGATTTCCAGAACTGTCCTTAAAGATCCACATTACTACTCACCTGTGCTTATTGGCCAACTAATCCAG ATGTCATCACAACTACGGCTGTTTGACCCACagataaaagaaaagccagagcAGGAATCTTCTATAGAACCTTCATGGTTAGTAAGGCTTCGACATGTGGATGGGCAGATCAAG GAGGGTGCAATAGCTTATAACACAGACAGATCCACCCCGCCACCATACGCCTGTAGTACTCCGAGCTCTGAATTAGACCGTGCCAGTCAGTGCGATGGAGCAGGAGTTGGCCGGGACGTGGGTCCAGGTGCTGAAAATCCCCTGTTTGCATCCTTGTTACCCAACATGGCTCAACAGATGCAGAGTGTGCAGCTGATGCCTTCAG TACCTCAGGCTGTCCTTGATGGGTCAGCTGCGATGATTCCTCCTGGTGACCAGGAACCTGTCCAAAGTGTCCCTTTCTATTCAGTGGCTTCTCAGTCAGGACCTGGCTTTGCACCTCCAGGATTTTCAAATCCGTACGGAATTGAACCGTCACCAGTGTATTTAGGGTCAGCGCTACCACCAGGAGGGCCGCCGCAAGAAGTTGAACCACGGACAGAAGAGCAGACAAACCTGGAAACAG gAATGCAGAGAATTGCCCCGGACTCTCCTTCACAAAACTCTTTCCCTGAACAGAGAGAGGAGGATTTCTATGGCAGAATGGCCAGCATG GCACCAGGACGAAGATCCAGATCCGCATCTCAGTCTTCAGCACATATG GGCTACGGACGGAGATCCCGAACAACGTCAGAGTCCTCTGCTCATTCTGTGGGACGAGAGAGATCCAGCTCTGTCGCAAACcagccctctcctcctccctctgctcctgtAGGGAAAGAGactaaaaaagaaaccaaaaaggaGCCAGCACCAAGAAAG actGGTGGAAACTGGCTTCGCTGGCTGATGGGAAAAGGCAAGAATGAAGCTCACCTTCCGGATGACAAGAACAAATCA ATTGTTTGGGATGAACAGAAACAACGCTGGGTTAACCTGGATGAACCAGAAGAAGAG AGTAAACCTCCCCCGCCACCTCCAACAGGATTTCCTAAAGTTCCTCAGGCTGTTCCAGCTGGACCTGGAGGCCCAGCCGGCGCCCCTGTCAACATGTTCTCCAGAAGAGCAG CCGGAAGCAGAGCCCGTTATGTTGATGTCCTGAACCCAGGTGGAACCAAGTCAAGTGGTGCTGTTCCTGCGCCATCAGACCTCTTTGCCCCCTTGGCGCCAATGCCGATTCCTGCAAATGTGTTTGTTCCAAACTCAG TTCCGGGAGAAGCACAGCCAATGGAAGGCAGTGGAGCGCCAGAACACACACCAGCTGCAAATCAGACCAACGCAGATCCTGCTGAACCAGAG tatttAAACTCTGCAGTCCTTCCTCCTGGGTCTGGACTTCCCGTCTCGAACCCTGATGGCTCCCAGTCAGGCGAG GCTGCCGCCGCACCGCCCTCGGGGGGACCTGCAGCAGGAACGGTACCGTTCTACAACCCCTCTCAATTTGCACAA TCTCCTGCAGTCACTGGAAGTTCAAGGCTGGGAAGAATTGGCCAGAGGAAGTATCCGACCTTGAAGTAG